A region of the Melitaea cinxia chromosome 1, ilMelCinx1.1, whole genome shotgun sequence genome:
aagtaaaaaaagaagtgtgtgtcagctccgacgtacGACTGGAGTTCACTCTTTCAggtcgactgtctaaataggtacaaaaaggtttactagtctaagaaaaagattaacaccatatcaaatggtcaaataaacgaataaaataacACCATCTTATGGCGTTATTTGGCGAAAtcgtcgtaacgccatctatcggaactcaatAAGGTTCCGTTAGATGGCGcataaaaacgtaacgaggtcacgTAGGAGGTTTTTTCATTCCTATTCGAAAATAGATTCTTAAGGAGCAAACTCcaataaacttcaaaaaatttaatcataaatataaaatgaagtgAATGCGGTttgctgttatttttttttaagatgaagatatgtttctatatttatgacacattatctaatatataaaattctcgtgttaaatggtgttaaacattgaactcctccgaaacggctcgaccgattttaataaaattttgtgggcatatcgggtaggtctgagaatcggccaacatcgaattttcatacccctaagttatagggggggggggggaattaagcgggttaataacatgtatggcaaagaaacgtttgccgggtcagcacGTTCAgtcgtcggccccggttgttatcatgtacacctgatagtaattgttactcaaagtagggaaACATATCGGTCAAcacgcagtgaagcagcgtggttgattaagctccaattattttcctacatggagaaaaaggtctatgcccagtgatattttacaggctgaatcgaaaagaatattgaaattttaccATTCTTCAATTTCTCCATCAGCTCATCACTGTAACTCATAACTCCAAAATATACCAGTACTTGCGGCACTCTATAATCAGCAAACATGGTCAACTTATCAATATCATAGAACTCTCCCCATCCCCTGCCATCAAAGAAGTTCCACAAATCTGCGACCAATATCTGCGCTCGTTTGTAGAATGATACTGCTTGGTTCTTATAAATTGCTTCATCTCGGAAACATTGAAAGTTAACAACGACTATCTCTAATAACTTTATCGCAGACTTATTAGCTTCTTTAATACAATTCTCAAAAGTTCCATTATATTTTTCACATAATATTAATCCAACATCGTGTAGCACATTTTCTCTTTCTACATATAATGGTATTTTAGCCTCGGTGTCGCCTCGAAATATatgtgtcaattttttttcgcttaTTGTTGAGTAAAACTCTGGATTTGTGATGTCATATCCTTcctaataaatatgattattatattagtattatattcaataaattgtgagaatttttttatgaaatatcttGAATCTATGAACTCATTTTACATTCATATAGCTTTACTGTTATGTTCAAGAATCTTATCCTGTCAATtctttgtacataattatgtgaatCATTATTACTATAGcaatatgtttattaataaattaaagtctCAATTCCTCATTTATATAACGTAGTGTTTCTACATCTTAAACAATAATCACATAGTATTCTATATTTTTCTAGGCTCTTTCGAGAATGGAAATGTTTACTTAGACTACGTTACTACTAAAGGTTACTTTAGACTTTTCTTAGAAAGAAagataataactatttaaaaaactcaataataataatttcaggcTTTATAAAACATGAGGTCCTTTTTAATCAGACTTATATGAGTAAAAGTATTAAGAAGCTTTGTTATCATACAACAATGGCATTTATTAAATCGTGTTAACTTTATTTTCTACTTAACATAAGTTAGTTGCTTAgttgataatataattaatactatattgaaaaaaaaatttgaatcaaaccttgcatttttttttgtttagtttattatttacctGTAATGCTCTGTGTAAAGCAGCTTCCAAAGCAAAATAACCAGTATGCCCATTGACTGTCCATTGTTCTTCCTCACTCTTTGGCCAGAAGCAGAAGTTCAATGCATCACACACAAACACCCAGTCGACTGCACGCGGATGTTCGTTATTAGGATGTATAGCATCTGTACCTGTATCCGGTATTtgaagtttattgttttttacagCTGAGAACATCTGTGGCAAATATGTGATACAtgatagaaaataattgtgtttgctcgcaaacgaaaaaaaaaccgacttcaattacatcgacaagtaatacaacgtagatcgacgaaaaaatagttaagcaactacgcgttatcaaagattactcaaaaagtagttatcagatctcgataaaatttatatgtgaccacatgataaacattagctttcgattaaattaaaaattatcaaaatcggtacacccagtaaaaagttattacggattttcgagagtttccctcgatttctctgggatcccatcatcagatcctggtttccttatcacggtaccaaactagggatatccccttttcaacaaaaaaagaattatcaaaatcggtgtatccagtagaaagttatgcggtataatacaacgtaggtcgacgaaaaaagcgtcaagcaaaaacgcattattagatataactcgaaaagtaattgttagatttcaaataaatttaaatgggaccaattggcacacaccacctttcgattaaaacaaaatttgtcgaaatcggtctacccggtcaaaagttctgatgtaacatacataaaaaaaaaaaaaaaaaaaaaaaaaaaaaaaaaaaaaaaaaaatacagtcgaattgagaacctcctcttttttggaagtcggttaaaaaacatgtaaaatttatttattaaaatagggaACAGCAGGCTATACTCATTCTACTCGAAATTTGGAGCAGTTcaactggggaaatacctcaaatttacagaaaatcacagctaaataatactgctctcaagcagcgttgtgttcctgtggtgagtaagagcTCCTGAGAAGGGTCAGAGGTAAGATCGGCGAtacgcttgctatgcttctatTGTTGTCTATAGGCTTacgataaccgcttaccatcatgtggacCAGACGTTTTTTTATCGACCTATTActtgcataaaataaaataagagtacttaagattatttttattacctcttGACAAAGCTTATCTAAGCCATTTTCGTGAATTTTAACGTGGTGAGCTCGTTCACTTATGAATTTGCCTGATTCTGCTGGTGGTAAAATTCCATAACGCACCATGATTAccgtgtattatttttataagacttTAAAAATGACGATACTACAACTTAAATATCGGACTAGTCCaatgattgattggtttaatggctttcagttgtgccaaaggAGCActgttgattccgccaatgtcacgtagagtgtaGAACAGACGCAGCCCCACACGGATTTGtcgtttaattttgaaaacagacAAAATAGTCAGACTTTTATTGTTACACCTAAACCTAAAATAACTTAGGCTAGTTCAACTAGCTATGATAAACCACGGTGATAATGGTAAATAAGTACAAGACCGTGAGATAAACATTGAATGACATTTGCAAGACATTTGGTCAATATTTTAGACATTGACAATAATATATGACAGCACTGAATATTCAACAACAGCTGCGTTCCACTGAGTGTCCGCAACGCCTGTGGCGCTCATTttatcgttccacctaaggcaCGTAGTCGTCGCGAGCGATGGCTCGACGTCATAGATCTCATCTACTGTTCGCGACACATCGCCCAAAAAAATATAAGCGGGCTCAAAGTTgagtttcatcaaaacgtggtggaaatattaaaaaaacaactgtcaatgtcaaattgtgaatgttttCTCTCATTCGATTCGGCAAAAACGCAACGATAATTCCCTGGAATTcgtgttgaattaagttttactgcaattctcatgaaatatttactaataacccccacagctgcatgttttTACCATGCTGCCATATGGCGACCACACAGGTGACACCTAACTGCGCCCAAATATGCGTTCCTTTTATAAAATTCGCCTACAAGTACAACTCCTGCGGCATTGTTTACCTTGGTGGATCGGCAATTTTAGCGGTCGTGATTGATGGCGTTGtaggccttaggtggaacgcggCCTTTGTAACTCAGTGGCAGTCTGACAGATGACATTTTGTTAACCTCAAATGCTTTGCTCAAATGTTATGTTAAAGCGGTTTCGTTTTTCTtgtgacaaataaaaatattcttacttgattttgatatttactttaattcCTAAAAAATGCCGCTTGATGTGCAAGGTACTTTCGTGTCacagaaaattaacaaaataagatGGATACCCGAAGATTACGtcgaaacaaaacatttttttactggAAGTTGGGACGATGATGAAAACTCCATAAAAGTTTGGagttttgaatttataaatgaagatgaagacgtcgAGTACCCAAAACAATTATCAGAATACAAAGTTAACGGTGATGTTACTGATATAAAGTTTTTGGATAAGAAGTCTATCGCTGTTTCAATTTCAAGTGGTGATGTCCGAATATTAGAAATAAGTGCCTACGATAGACAAGCTCCTTTAAAAGAAGTTCATATCTGGAAATCGTTACACAATTTTAggtgataaattaattattaataaataaacaacttgcATTTAATGTCTAGTAGGATCATTAATGGACcaatgatctacgtaagattgccggtgtaggctggatggcatttgcggaaaactgggatgtctggcccGAACTTGGAGAaatctatgtccagcagtggactgcgataggctgaagtgatgaggaAGTGATGATCATTAATATGCCCTGATTCACAAAAATCTGCATCACCTATACAATCATTTTGTTCTGAGCCAGACCAAACTCAATAGTTATTTCTTACTATAGTACCAATGCTTTGTCACTTTAGCGGCAAATTGAATGCATCCTATTAGTTTAATAAtgagaatttttatatttatttgattgattcatcctgtaacatcctactgctggacataagcctctttcttcatgtaggagaagattcgattgttattaattataaatactattaaCATATAGTGTACATTGTTTAAAAAGAGATTATAAtcttaacaaataacaataatgtttttgttcataatttaaatgttattgaatATTACAGAAATTGATCTTAAACAACATACTAGAtaaactacaataaaataattactattttagcTGAACAAAAACTactcaattttaattatattttataattctagcTCAGATAAATGTTCATGCACAGCACTAGATACACTTGAAGGTGATATTGCAAGTATTGGCGAGGATGGAAATGTGAACATTCTGAACAGTCGGAGAGGTGATATTACAAGGAGTATTAAAGGAGCAGACAGCTGTTCCTTGCATGCAGTGTGTTTTATTAAACTGAACgaggtaatatatataaatactagcttttacacGCCGCTTCACtcacattgaattttttttttttataaaaagtatcctaagttGCTTCTAATAcctacaagaatatgtgtacacaGTTTAATTATGATCAGTTAAGATTTTTTCgcatgaaagcgtaacaaacaaactcacattaacatttataatattaatagagaTTAGAATACTTTTGTAtgttgtattaaatatacaattattttgaacatagtttatttctaaaataagatatgttcattttatattacaacaGCAAATATGTGAAAAACAGAATCTATACAaagttatgaataaaaaaattttttttttttttaattccttttgGTATAGGTATTTATCATCCCTACAGTTATGCCTTCAGTCATGCTTTCTAAAGTTTTTTGAATAACATATTTGAAAACCAAATCCTATTTCCAAAGATATATGTTTGTTTGATAGAGTCCAACAAAGCTTTTAATTTCAAGCAAAACTCTTGGGCTCTATATTAATCTTGACAATACCATAGTTATTAGAtgtgtaaattattaaaatttgttttttaaagtttGGTGATTAATTTTAGCTTTATATTTAGGTCATAACAGGCAATATCCGAGGTCACATGAAAATATGGGATATAAGATCTGCAAATGACAAACCCGCTGCAGCATTTTTACTCGCTGGAGACGAGCTAGCAGCCACATGTATAACACGACATCCCACACAACCTCATATAATATTAGCTGGCAGTGAATCAGGAGCTGTCGCTGTTTGGGACTTACGTATGAACCAGTTCCCGACTTCTTTACTCAACGCTCACGCTGCTGGTGTCACAGAAATGCAATTCCACCCAGAAAATCCTAACAAATTGCTAACAAGCTCGGTGTCAGGAGAAATATGGGATTGGAATATGGATATGTTGACGAAGAAAGGTCTAGAAGAATATGTGCCATTAGAAGATAAAACGTCATTGAATGTAACCTCGTTAATGCCAGCATTACACAAGCCGATAAATTCTCTACACTGTGATCGAGGCAGGATACTCTGTGGGGCAGATAATGAAGCTATATACTTGATTAAAAATTTGAAGTATTGATCTTTTTTTGTTCTTATTAATGTGCATTCCTTAAACACAGTTCTGTGCATTTGTTTTTGTGTCTGTGAAACATTAAAAgtattcacaaaaatattttttatcgtttCTTTAGAAGTATTCAtttcaaaaactatatttaagttaatggataacttttttaaacaataatctAAAACTACGCATATtaaaatacatgaaaaaatTAAGTGCCATTAGTAGTTTTCAGACTGATTCAATTATTAGTACAGatcctttttcttttttgtaagatatttaaaaaaaaaaagatcaaatattaaataatatatttttaaccatttCTGTTTCATTAACTAAAGgaaaatatagtattaattttctttaatatttttttcactattaTTGCTCTCGGTAGTATTGTGTTGCATAAACAGTAGTAAACAATAAAGATAAAAACGAAAATATGTACCTACGGTAGATTAGAGATGTGTGTATGATAACAATGATGAACCCAATTCGATATTtccatatttgtttaatttcataataacaTTGCTGTGAAAAAGCCAGATATTGCAAATCAAAACGATAAAGAaagccttattattattatgttgttcttTATTTAGTATGTTATTCATTAAaggcagacaaaaataaaaataaaaacatttgagtaatacatttttatttgtgaagtAAATACACTTACAAGTAACATATACATAGATAATACAAGTCAGTCTTTGCTTGCCTAGTCAAttggtatattttttacactacactatttacatttcatatatTAAGAATAAACATTGTGagtaattaagtaaaatatcatGCTATATAAGGCACCATCTCAACAACCATAATTTTCTCAAGTGGTAACATATCCGACGGGCCAAATGGCACCACACACCACTttataccataaaataaaatacagcctCAAAAAAAACTggaataaaattatcaatagtACTAAATAACactgatgaaaaaaaaagatatgatATTTGGCATCTCATTCACATGTCGTATACCACACTAAATGCGTTAACCATAAATTAACACAGAGTATATGCATCTATTACAACAATATAACCATAACACTAATTGTTCAGGAATATAGTAACACAGCGCTTGACTCTATCTTATAATATGGAGCACCAACGTTAGTGCCGACGGTCCCCGGTCTGAGTCCTGATTGGATACAACGTTGGAAGGGTCGGAACCCGGTATTTAACTCGTCGAGGTCACTCGCAGGCACGGATACTAGATTAGAGGGCGGAAGAACCAAtctcttaattttatatttaatttcatccAAGTTGCAGCAATGACCTCAGTCTGTCAAAAGTTATTTGATAGCAAGTCAACGGCCACCGCCCCGAGGCCGTGCCTGCGCAACCGTCTTCGCATTCATTCGAAGCTCGTCCCCGGCTTCTATTTGACGGTTCAAGTGTGTTGGATCCTCCGGTGTGGAGGGGGCTTCCTTTGCGAAGCTGTGAGGAGGGACGCGGGTACCATCCATAACTGGTCGCACCAGCGCATTAGGGCCTCTGTCACGTGACAACTGTTCGCAGCCGTGGCCAGCTGTGTTTCTAGACTATCGGTCGCCTTTATCAGAAAACtggaaaacaaaaaattacattacagaTTTGTAGGAGTGAATAACGAAGACATTATATATGAAACAGAGATTTAATTTTGATCTTTAAGATACGATTTGAGTATTGCCGCATGGCGCTCGTTACACGACTAGGTAGGCAAACAAAAGTATGGCCCACCCGATGATAAGCTGTTACCGTCGCCTATAGACATCTACGACACCagcagcatcgcaagcgcgttgccaaccctaccttCGACCCTACCCAGGAGCTCTAGCTACCTCACCACAGAAACGCAACACAACTAGAgtgcagttttatttagctttgattATCTGGACAGAGGAAGTCCGCCGaaggctgctccgtattttgaacaggatatatcTTGCTCCATAGTAGCAGAACCTATAAGTCAGGCCTCATAGTACGGCAGAGCTCACCTGGGGGGGAAGAGCGTTGGCGCGATGATCATGGCGACGTTGTGCTCGCTCATCTTGTTGGTTTCGCTGCTGGCGGCGATGTCGCGCACCAGTTGCAGCACCTCCCGCAGAGCGGCGCGTTGCTCACACGGTAGCAGCATCACCAGTAGGTTTAACGCACGGCCTTGCGTCGTACCTGACAGAGCTGCCAAAACAAAATATTCTcaatttattttgtctttacTTGCTTGATGCTTAATATGATATAATGGTATTCGTTATTTCAACAGATGCAAACGACACTGACTGATAGCCTCGAATATCATCTCCTTTAAACACCGCAAAGAGCACACCTCTAGAATACAGTAGTAATTCTGAGAGATATTCGCTCGCAGCCAGCGCTTGAAGACGGCGGCGAGGTCGTGGCCGCCGGCGCGGTCCGCGTGCCACTGCCGCTCTATCAGTTGCTAACTCACCATACGCGTGGTAGAACAGCCTCACGAGCTCCTGCGAGAGCGGCGGCTGCGGCAGCGCTCGCAGCCAGCGCTTGAAGACGGCGGCGAGGTCGTGGCCGCCGGCGCGCCGCAGCGCCGCCTGCACGCCGCCGCGGTCCGTGTACCACTGCCGCTCTATCAGCTGGCACAGCGCCTCCACCTGCGACACGCGCCGTTTTACTCCATGTCATTAGTCTGTGGCCTCGTACCGTGTGTTTTATGTAGTCATGATTGGTTCGGATACACTAAGATGTACCCGACTGAGTCACCGTTAGAATTTCGTTTGCGTGGAGGTGATGGCCTCCTCCAAAAGTCGTAATTTCCCTTATTAAAAAGCAATCTAACCCTACATGAACCATTTCTAAAATCAGGCTAACCGATCTTGAGCGCGTTACCTCATCCTAACAAAGCTTTTCCTGTTTTTTCGTGTTAACAAAGCATTGGAAAATACTTAATAGTAGGAACTAgcaagagaataaattattattactttttgtccAATTATGCCAATCAACTTCATAGTATGTGCCATacacagtggcgtagcgtggttgtcggcTGCCCGGGGCGGAAATGTTGCCGCCctcttatttaggtatttcgATTTAATgtatcatcatcaccatcatcatttcagcctatcacagtccactgcttgacataggcctccacaagttcgcgccaaaaataacgtgaagtcatgtgttttgcccatagtcaccacgctgggcaggcgggttggtgaccgcaggacacCGCgaatttaatgtataatattatacattcaTACATTATTATAGAGAACTTTTTGGCAAGAACAGTCATCATTATTTTGCATTGTAcaggttataatttaaataaaaaagttaataaagctGTGCCTTACTATCTATTTCTAGTAAGGGACAACTTTATTATCCCTTACATACTGTAcgtaataaaagttattatcaATGTTTATTAGTCATGAATTCCCACAAGTGTAGACGTTGCCAGTCGctacaaaatatcataaaaaaggAATTCGCCAACTTCGAGACAAAATAAGTAATGGAAAATTGCGTTCTCTTTTCAATCGGTCcgaattttatttgtatttgtaaaacgGCGACTGAGAGATGCGAAGTTGTATGGTCGCGTCACCGTTCGAAAACCTCTGCTAAGGccacaaaataagaaaaaacgCATGCAATGGACTTTTGCCCATCGAGATTAGTctgaagaagaatttaaaaaagttcTTTGGACCGAAGCTATATAATGCTATTCGGTTCAAAACGAAGAATTTACGTTCGACGCAGTGCCCAAGTAAAGATGATGCCAGACTGTGTAGTCCCATTAATGAAGCATGGTGGTGGCTCAATTATGGTCTGGGGTTGCTTTTCTAGTCAAGTAACTGGcgatttgataaaaattgacgGAATCATGAAAAAGGaacagtacaaaaaaaaattaaaataaaatgttccgTTCCTTCGGGATTGAGATTAATTGGAGATGGATTCGTTTTCCAACAGGACAATGATCCTAAGCATAGCTCAAAATTATGCAGAGGATATTTGGAAGAGAAAGAGGCACAAGGCCTGTTAAAAAACATGGTTTGGCCTCCTCAGAGCCTGGATCTCAATCCCATTGAGCTTTTGTGGGAAGAGCTTGATCGGAACGTCCGTAATTGTGGTCCATTCTCGGGAGAAGAAATGTGGAATAAGAAATGTGGAATATGAGAAAGTTGGAGCAATATATCACAAGAAACAATTAACAAATAGATTGCCCGTATGCCGAGACTTGTGAAAAAAGTCATAGAGTGTAAAGGAGGATTTTTTGATGAAAAATCAGTTTAGCTAACTATAGCCTTTTTTAGCATGGACtgttaatatttctttacgCTTTTCAACTATATTGTGTGtcaaaaagtgttttattggataatttaacaatttatttaaacatttaatattttattggagtttaatttaattttcgtaCTTTAATTAAGGTGGTCTTAAACTTTTGGCCTGcagtgtatacatatatatatatatatatatatatagtctgaatctcggaaacggctccaacgattttcatgaaatttagtatgcaggggatttcgggagcgataaatcgatatagctagaattcatttttagaaaatgtcgttttatccttgtttttaggcaatgaaaaaatggctacaatatcgttagaaaacgaaggtaaatttcacaTTTGTCAACAAAGTcttaatagctcaggtgggaaatggCCGATCGGGATCCACTGAGAAGACCACGATTCAAATCACCATGTCTCCAgaacgattatttttttctttattttttctatttgcactcatgattttttatttaaataactaattcatatttttattagtatgtcggtaattcgtatttaagtataatttccaaaaaacaagattaactaaaaataccgagctaagctcggtaatccaggtactattttatttatttatttaagtagtgTTAAATTTTGCCCCCCTCTAAAATAGCCTACCCCAGGCCgccactacgctacgccactggccATACATCATACATTAACCGCTTTAACTTAAGCACAAAAAGGGATTCCACAagacaaatattattactacatataACATTCTGCCCAAAATCATTCTATATTTGATCATACCTTATGTTTATTGCCAGGGACCCGTAGCAATCCCTCGTCCTTGATTCTTGCTTGTAGAGCTGAAGAAAGTTCTCGCAGAATGGACGGAACCGAACTCCATGTCTCTTCCCAGATGATCATGTCTTTTCGAAGCAGAGTTTCTAGAGCGACGCCGAATACTGCGCCTtctgtaaaacaaaattaagataATGAAATTCGAACAATATGTAGCTCTGGTATTCTTTcttgtatttacttattaattgaccattttaaaaaattcaaaattcaaaatagtttattgataataataagttttaacaaacaagtcGCAAGGGCCCCTGTACTGGGTGGTGTCCCGTATTACTGGGTACCCCGCTCATCCACCAAGGCttacaatattaatcaatatcagacaaataataattaaagaaaaaatgtcatgataaaaaatgataagttttatgtgtgtgtacgtgtgcgtgtgtgtgtgtgtgtgtgtgcgtgagtaatctttaaatttaaaagatcgACTTATAATACTattcatgtaaataaaaattccgTAACCTATCTAAgactttctttatttttaggAAAGAGCATAACAAACCTTCTTTCCGCTTCTTTTTGGGTGTTTTCCTTTTGTGGAAGGGCAATGAATATCTATCGAATAGGGCTGTTAATTCGAGCCACAACAGAGGTTGTAACTTCTTTAACTGAGCCTCGTTGAGAGTCTCGATGTCAACTGTGCTGCCTGGTTCGGGCCACTCctggaatattaaaaataattactggtACTGCCATGGATTTATTGATGTAGAGGACTTAAGATTCTAATGACGGGTTAGTAATCCGGAGTTGGGAAAATGTCGGTTCTGTTATGagaagttttgtaattttatttcattaaacgcTGTCAACGAATTGACAAATACACTTAAAATTGGTACACTAAAGTACAGCGATGCTAGTCAGGCGTTAAACCAGCGATATTTTGGTTAAGATTCACCATTCTGTCAAGTTGACTATCTCCACTTTAACGAATGATAAGCGTTCGAAAATCAAATGCTCTCTATTGCCCTTCACATTAGTTGGTCTCTATACAAAACCACCAAATACTCATTTTCCTCAAGATtgtaataaagatatttaaaaccTCTCTCAACAAGTCGATTTGTACAGAAACACTAAATGCATATAACCAAAACTAAATGAAACTAACCTCTTCTTGATCTAACAACTGTCGGTCAAGATTGAACTTGTGCTCAAAACTCAACGGTTGTTGCGCGGCGGCGGCACTCTTTGTCCTTGAGACCGGGGCGTGTTTCCTGCAATTAAACACAATGAAATGATTAAATctcgttttattattaaattagatgATAAAAACGTTTATTGGCTTATTACTTCCACAGATGGCTTTCTTTTGACTGAGGATTTTATAGAGAACTAGCTGACCGTTAGCTAGTTGTTCCGCCCTACAGATCAGGGCGACATTATGACccgaagttataaa
Encoded here:
- the LOC123654994 gene encoding LOW QUALITY PROTEIN: rho GTPase-activating protein conundrum (The sequence of the model RefSeq protein was modified relative to this genomic sequence to represent the inferred CDS: substituted 1 base at 1 genomic stop codon), with the translated sequence MIKLEAPEVHMSLSMPPRAPDPAALAAYWAEYEDLCRQISTAYQNDDEDNHYEEGELETEWLQSAGLGSLAAPFQAGLEVTEAQLGEAVRPLPREQAAAVRRRVRRLNRTVRRRRAASRAKKPDIRDVFRDLENSSGSEPRSRSATPDSLDSLPSGGSGSPPAEWADNATPPDFVDNFPPVGTHAPVARTPSAPATRRTRLSPPAPAPHSPHSPHSPHSPPRPMHELFKPNELHWADIASNTEGIELLGYQRYGTVQGPRIGKERINGSILKDNELFMXVKHAPVSRTKSAAAAQQPLSFEHKFNLDRQLLDQEEEWPEPGSTVDIETLNEAQLKKLQPLLWLELTALFDRYSLPFHKRKTPKKKRKEEGAVFGVALETLLRKDMIIWEETWSSVPSILRELSSALQARIKDEGLLRVPGNKHKVEALCQLIERQWYTDRGGVQAALRRAGGHDLAAVFKRWLRALPQPPLSQELVRLFYHAYALSGTTQGRALNLLVMLLPCEQRAALREVLQLVRDIAASSETNKMSEHNVAMIIAPTLFPPSFLIKATDSLETQLATAANSCHVTEALMRWCDQLWMVPASLLTASQRKPPPHRRIQHT
- the LOC123664803 gene encoding nucleoporin Nup43 → MPLDVQGTFVSQKINKIRWIPEDYVETKHFFTGSWDDDENSIKVWSFEFINEDEDVEYPKQLSEYKVNGDVTDIKFLDKKSIAVSISSGDVRILEISAYDRQAPLKEVHIWKSLHNFSSDKCSCTALDTLEGDIASIGEDGNVNILNSRRGDITRSIKGADSCSLHAVCFIKLNEVITGNIRGHMKIWDIRSANDKPAAAFLLAGDELAATCITRHPTQPHIILAGSESGAVAVWDLRMNQFPTSLLNAHAAGVTEMQFHPENPNKLLTSSVSGEIWDWNMDMLTKKGLEEYVPLEDKTSLNVTSLMPALHKPINSLHCDRGRILCGADNEAIYLIKNLKY
- the LOC123654982 gene encoding queuosine salvage protein, giving the protein MVRYGILPPAESGKFISERAHHVKIHENGLDKLCQEMFSAVKNNKLQIPDTGTDAIHPNNEHPRAVDWVFVCDALNFCFWPKSEEEQWTVNGHTGYFALEAALHRALQEGYDITNPEFYSTISEKKLTHIFRGDTEAKIPLYVERENVLHDVGLILCEKYNGTFENCIKEANKSAIKLLEIVVVNFQCFRDEAIYKNQAVSFYKRAQILVADLWNFFDGRGWGEFYDIDKLTMFADYRVPQVLVYFGVMSYSDELMEKLKNDILLTSGSEEEIEIRGCSIHAVELLKQKLSQRIEKSGKNYEVPNSSLIDYYLWCYRRKNAKEMEKIPYHKTLGIFY